One genomic region from Nitrospira sp. encodes:
- a CDS encoding amino acid adenylation domain-containing protein, protein MVTLVDLARQRADRFTNRTAYTFLTDGESETCEVTYGELDRQARAIAAWLQSLGAQGERAILLYPPGLDYIAAFFGCLYAEVVAVPAYPPQRKRTLGRLHAVLADSGATFALTTAKVRAGIDRLCRQDPGMDEFRKVQWIETDAIPEGIERTWRPPALTARTLAFLQYTSGSTGSPKGVMVSHENLLHNQRMIQEAFGHTEETTVLGWLPLYHDMGLIGNVLQPLYLGRPCVLMSPVHFMQKPVRWLSAISRYRATTSGAPNFAYDLCVRQISAEERASLDLSSWLVAFNGAEPIHAGTLDRFSEKFGPCGFRREAFYPCYGLAEATLFVAGGERGAAPVVRTVQKAAMERGRIIDSTRADSSTQRLVGCGRIGADQQVMIVNPETLSRCLQRQVGEIWVKGPSVAQGYWKCPETTALTFAATMADTGEGPYLRTGDLGVSQDGELFVVGRLKDLIIIRGRNHHPQDIETTVQESHSSLKPGCGAAFSIPINDEEQLVVVQEVVGAPTVDLDHVASEISRAVTEHHEIQVHAVVLIKPGTLPKTSSGKVQRHLCRTKFLAQELEAIETFLDKRVAGPTDSAAEDADNGMIKTVGEIWAQVLDCARIGPHDNFFELGGDSLRGTQVLARVRETYAVDLPLESLFDAPTVAGLAALIKPTCRSTESLSQRKPESTSWNGIMPLSFSQERFWFLDQLSQVNSFNNIPVALRIEGALNLESFHRALAEIVRRHEILRARFVVSHGYPGQVIAPHVDLPLPIENLTGVSGPAQEEQVRRLTLKEARQSFDLATGPLIRVRLLRLSQTEHVLLLTIHHIVADGWSMRLLARELVQLYGAFKNGFDSPLPILSKQYLDMVLHQRECVDSHEWKRQETYWRRQLESVPVLTLPFDFPRPAVQGQQGERYAWTVDAEVGRQLFVIGCSQQASLFMTVLASFNVLLARYSGQSEFCVGTPVANRSQPECDSIIGCFVNTVALRADLSGSPSFLELLARVRKTVLGAQANQELPFERLVDVLHVPRSLSHTPLYQVMLTVEEDQPDLCRLDGLDVRRMKTSPQTSAFDLTLELVAMKDGTLEAVFEYNTDLFAGETIARMAGHFQELLRQVALHPEARVSELGMLSQDERRHLLEDCNNTAASYPHESCLHHLFEEQARLTPDALAMVWNGASYSYRFLNERANQLARYLRSQGIAIESRVALCMERSLEMVAGLLGILKAGATYVPMDPSYPRERLGFMIEDSGAQLVLTQKRFVENFQNRTVPIIALDEAWTTVTTLPDSDSRWRTVPENLAYVLYTSGTTGAPKGIEISHRALVNHSTAMARHYGLQPTDRVLQFASISFDVAAEECFPTWAAGATVVLRPNEPVPAFSDLEQFIEDHGLTVLNLPTPYWDEWIEASEQTETALPPSIRWVIVGSEKALPDSLVRWQRLAGDRIAWCNSYGPTEATITASYFVPERQKDWMSAATVPIGRPIANVQLYVLNPALQPVPIGVAGELYIGGVGLVRGYHRQPAWTAEKFLPDCFSHAPGRRLYRTGDKVRRLADGNVEFLGRYDDQIKVRGFRVEPEEIEVRVKQHPAVKDARVFQELNAQSGLPAGARRGEPQLVGYVVSRAEGGVTAQDLRSFLADRLPGYMIPTAWVFLDGFPLTSRGKVDRQALRNLAGRIQMAEPRSAPLQTETERAIADIWKAVLGLEAVGRHDNFFDLGGHSLLLGKVLTQVRSLSKRPLGMVELFQYPTVQDLAAYVTDGRPLMEGRGAAAQTEQTQEVKERRIAGAQRLKRQREQRRTMTRGI, encoded by the coding sequence ATGGTAACGCTCGTCGATCTTGCTCGTCAAAGAGCCGACCGTTTCACGAATCGAACGGCCTACACATTTTTGACCGACGGCGAGTCAGAGACCTGCGAAGTCACGTATGGTGAATTGGATCGTCAAGCACGTGCCATTGCGGCTTGGCTTCAGTCGCTGGGAGCTCAGGGAGAACGAGCCATCCTTCTCTATCCGCCTGGTCTGGACTATATCGCGGCATTCTTCGGTTGTCTGTACGCGGAGGTCGTCGCAGTACCGGCCTATCCTCCGCAACGGAAGCGAACGCTGGGAAGATTGCATGCGGTCCTTGCAGACTCAGGAGCCACCTTTGCCTTGACGACGGCGAAAGTCCGCGCCGGCATCGATCGTCTGTGCCGCCAAGATCCAGGAATGGACGAGTTCCGGAAGGTCCAGTGGATCGAAACCGATGCCATACCCGAAGGCATCGAACGCACTTGGAGACCGCCTGCCTTGACGGCGAGGACGCTCGCCTTTCTCCAATACACCTCCGGGTCAACCGGATCTCCGAAAGGAGTCATGGTCAGTCATGAGAATCTGCTGCACAACCAACGCATGATTCAAGAGGCGTTCGGCCATACCGAGGAGACGACGGTTCTTGGGTGGCTTCCGCTCTATCACGACATGGGACTGATCGGGAACGTTCTTCAACCCCTCTATCTCGGCCGGCCTTGTGTGCTGATGTCGCCCGTGCACTTCATGCAGAAACCGGTTCGGTGGTTGTCCGCCATTTCTCGATATCGTGCCACAACCAGCGGCGCGCCGAATTTTGCCTATGACCTCTGTGTGCGCCAGATTTCTGCAGAGGAACGAGCTTCGCTGGACTTGAGTTCTTGGTTGGTGGCTTTCAACGGGGCTGAGCCCATTCACGCCGGAACGCTGGATCGATTTTCGGAAAAATTCGGTCCTTGCGGGTTCAGGCGCGAGGCATTCTATCCCTGTTACGGGCTGGCCGAAGCGACATTGTTTGTCGCTGGAGGTGAACGCGGGGCGGCACCCGTTGTGAGAACCGTTCAGAAAGCCGCGATGGAGCGAGGCCGGATCATCGATTCCACTCGGGCGGATAGCTCCACTCAACGCTTGGTCGGATGTGGTCGAATCGGCGCTGATCAGCAAGTGATGATTGTGAACCCCGAAACCCTGTCGCGCTGCCTCCAAAGACAGGTGGGCGAAATCTGGGTGAAAGGTCCAAGCGTGGCACAGGGGTACTGGAAATGCCCTGAAACCACGGCGCTGACGTTTGCGGCAACGATGGCGGATACAGGTGAGGGTCCGTATCTTCGGACCGGCGATCTGGGAGTGAGCCAGGACGGCGAACTGTTCGTGGTCGGGAGATTGAAAGATCTGATCATTATCCGCGGCAGAAACCATCACCCGCAGGACATTGAGACCACGGTGCAGGAAAGCCATTCGTCTCTCAAGCCCGGCTGCGGCGCGGCCTTCTCCATCCCCATCAACGATGAGGAACAGTTGGTTGTGGTGCAGGAAGTTGTCGGCGCTCCCACGGTCGATCTCGACCATGTCGCGTCGGAAATCAGTCGGGCTGTCACGGAGCATCACGAAATCCAAGTACATGCTGTGGTTCTCATCAAGCCTGGAACCCTTCCCAAGACTTCGAGCGGGAAGGTTCAGCGGCACCTGTGTCGGACGAAATTTCTTGCGCAAGAGCTGGAAGCAATTGAAACGTTTCTGGATAAGAGGGTGGCAGGACCGACCGATTCTGCCGCTGAGGATGCCGACAATGGCATGATTAAAACAGTGGGCGAAATCTGGGCTCAGGTGCTTGACTGTGCCCGCATAGGGCCTCACGACAATTTTTTCGAACTGGGCGGAGACTCGTTGCGAGGGACGCAAGTACTGGCGAGGGTACGCGAAACCTACGCAGTCGATCTTCCCCTCGAATCTCTGTTCGACGCACCAACGGTAGCGGGTCTGGCGGCGCTGATCAAACCGACATGTCGATCGACCGAATCTCTGTCGCAGAGAAAGCCCGAATCGACGAGTTGGAACGGCATCATGCCCCTATCTTTTTCCCAAGAACGATTCTGGTTTCTCGATCAACTTTCGCAGGTAAACTCGTTCAACAATATTCCGGTCGCCTTGAGGATTGAGGGAGCGCTCAATCTTGAGTCGTTTCATCGTGCTTTGGCTGAAATCGTGCGGCGCCATGAAATCCTTCGGGCGAGATTTGTTGTCTCTCACGGCTATCCCGGTCAGGTTATCGCTCCGCATGTTGACCTGCCTCTTCCAATTGAGAATCTCACAGGTGTGTCAGGACCGGCTCAAGAAGAACAGGTCAGACGGTTGACCTTGAAAGAGGCCCGACAGTCGTTTGATCTGGCGACCGGACCCTTGATTCGAGTGCGGCTTCTTCGTCTCAGCCAAACCGAGCATGTCTTGTTGCTCACGATCCATCACATTGTCGCCGACGGCTGGTCCATGCGCCTCCTTGCCCGGGAACTGGTGCAGCTGTATGGGGCATTCAAAAACGGGTTTGATTCCCCTTTGCCCATTCTATCGAAACAGTATTTGGATATGGTCCTCCATCAACGTGAATGTGTGGACAGTCACGAATGGAAACGGCAAGAGACCTATTGGCGTCGACAGCTGGAATCCGTACCTGTGCTCACGCTGCCATTCGATTTTCCGCGACCCGCTGTGCAAGGGCAGCAGGGTGAGCGATATGCCTGGACAGTGGATGCGGAGGTAGGACGGCAACTATTCGTAATTGGTTGCAGCCAGCAGGCGTCACTGTTCATGACCGTTCTAGCTTCGTTCAACGTGCTCTTGGCCCGCTACAGCGGGCAGTCTGAATTTTGTGTCGGCACACCTGTGGCCAACCGATCACAGCCGGAATGTGATTCGATTATCGGCTGTTTCGTCAACACGGTCGCATTGCGTGCCGATCTGTCCGGTAGTCCTTCATTTTTAGAGCTTCTAGCACGAGTCCGAAAGACCGTCCTTGGAGCACAGGCCAACCAAGAGCTTCCTTTTGAGCGGTTGGTCGATGTGCTCCACGTGCCGCGCAGCCTCAGCCATACACCGCTCTATCAGGTCATGTTGACTGTGGAGGAGGACCAGCCCGATCTCTGCCGACTGGACGGTCTGGATGTCCGCCGGATGAAGACGAGCCCACAGACATCCGCCTTCGACCTCACGCTTGAGCTGGTGGCAATGAAAGACGGGACATTGGAGGCAGTGTTTGAGTACAACACGGACCTGTTCGCCGGCGAAACCATCGCGCGCATGGCCGGACATTTTCAGGAATTGTTGAGGCAGGTTGCGCTGCATCCTGAAGCCCGCGTGAGCGAACTCGGCATGTTGAGCCAGGATGAGAGAAGACACTTACTTGAGGATTGTAATAATACGGCCGCGTCTTATCCACACGAGTCCTGCCTCCATCACCTGTTCGAAGAGCAAGCACGACTCACGCCGGATGCCCTTGCGATGGTGTGGAACGGGGCGTCGTACAGCTACCGATTCCTCAATGAACGAGCCAACCAACTTGCCCGTTATCTCAGATCGCAGGGCATCGCGATAGAAAGCCGCGTGGCGCTTTGCATGGAACGCTCGCTGGAGATGGTCGCTGGTCTGCTGGGAATTCTCAAAGCCGGAGCCACCTATGTGCCGATGGATCCATCGTATCCCCGCGAACGACTCGGTTTCATGATCGAGGACAGCGGCGCGCAGCTGGTGCTCACTCAAAAACGATTTGTCGAGAATTTTCAGAACCGGACGGTTCCGATCATCGCACTGGACGAAGCGTGGACGACCGTTACGACTTTGCCCGACAGCGATTCCCGGTGGCGCACTGTTCCGGAGAACTTGGCCTATGTTCTGTATACCTCCGGGACGACAGGTGCACCGAAGGGGATCGAAATCTCCCACCGAGCGTTGGTCAATCATAGTACGGCCATGGCGAGGCATTACGGTCTTCAGCCGACCGATCGTGTGCTGCAATTCGCCTCGATCAGCTTCGATGTCGCGGCTGAGGAGTGCTTTCCGACCTGGGCGGCCGGTGCAACGGTGGTGTTGCGCCCGAACGAGCCGGTGCCGGCGTTTTCGGATTTGGAGCAGTTCATCGAGGACCACGGTCTCACCGTGTTGAACTTGCCGACGCCATACTGGGATGAATGGATTGAGGCGAGTGAGCAGACCGAAACAGCGCTTCCGCCTTCGATCCGTTGGGTCATCGTGGGGAGTGAGAAGGCTCTGCCGGATAGTCTGGTGCGGTGGCAACGACTTGCCGGGGACCGCATCGCCTGGTGCAACTCGTATGGACCGACTGAAGCCACGATCACGGCGAGCTACTTTGTGCCGGAGCGACAGAAGGATTGGATGTCGGCAGCTACGGTGCCGATCGGCCGACCGATTGCGAACGTGCAATTGTATGTCCTCAATCCTGCCTTGCAACCGGTTCCGATCGGGGTGGCAGGAGAGCTCTACATCGGTGGGGTTGGCTTAGTCCGAGGGTACCATCGTCAGCCGGCTTGGACTGCCGAAAAGTTTCTCCCGGACTGTTTCAGCCACGCACCGGGCCGGCGACTGTATCGGACCGGCGACAAGGTCCGGCGACTCGCGGACGGGAATGTGGAATTTCTCGGGCGATACGACGACCAAATAAAGGTTCGCGGATTCCGGGTCGAACCGGAGGAAATTGAGGTTCGGGTGAAGCAACATCCGGCCGTGAAGGATGCGCGGGTCTTCCAGGAATTGAACGCTCAGTCTGGTTTGCCGGCTGGGGCACGAAGGGGAGAGCCGCAATTGGTGGGCTATGTCGTGTCGCGGGCGGAGGGCGGCGTGACGGCGCAGGATCTTCGGAGTTTCCTGGCCGACCGTCTGCCCGGGTACATGATTCCCACGGCATGGGTATTCCTCGACGGCTTTCCGCTCACATCGCGTGGGAAGGTGGATCGTCAAGCCTTGAGGAATCTCGCCGGACGGATTCAGATGGCGGAGCCACGGTCGGCTCCACTTCAGACCGAGACCGAGCGGGCGATCGCAGACATTTGGAAAGCTGTTCTCGGCCTTGAAGCAGTCGGTCGGCACGACAACTTTTTCGATCTCGGCGGGCATTCTCTTCTCCTCGGTAAGGTGCTGACGCAGGTTCGCTCACTGAGCAAGCGGCCACTGGGGATGGTGGAGTTATTTCAATATCCCACCGTGCAGGACTTGGCCGCATATGTCACCGATGGGCGGCCCCTCATGGAAGGTCGTGGAGCGGCTGCTCAAACCGAACAGACACAAGAGGTAAAGGAACGACGAATAGCAGGCGCGCAACGGTTGAAGCGGCAGCGAGAACAACGACGGACGATGACACGCGGAATCTGA
- a CDS encoding SDR family NAD(P)-dependent oxidoreductase codes for MDRNSGDQANEHDGLDIAVIGLACRFPGSYDSTAFWTNLRDGVESITALSEEDLRSAGVQARLRQDPSYVRMRGIIDGIDLFDADFFGVTPKEAESMDPQHRLFLECAWETFEHAGYDPERFHGSIGVYAGSSTSGYLFNLFPDGVLLQSASDMARLLGVEKDSLPTRVSYKLNLEGPSIAVQTACSTSLVAVHLACQGLLAGECDMALAGGISVNVPQAVGYLYQKSGIASPDGHCRAFDADARGTVGGSGVGIVLLKRLDEARIDRDHILAVIKGTAINNDGAHKVGYTAPRVEGQAKVIRAAHVAARVESESIRYVEAHGTGTPMGDPIEVAALTQAFRAGTDRNGFCAIGSVKTNIGHLDAAAGIAGLIKTALALSHKQIPPSLHFSSPNSEIDFAETPFYVNTKLTDWNAHDSPRRAGVSSFGIGGTNAHVIMEEAPPVEREPHRVDKRPRLVVLSAKSEATLNEMTARLVVYLQQQPAVELPDVVYTLQTGRRAFSYRRWVVADNVESATRALSRHDSVKTIAQAGEPRPVVFLFSGQGAQYCTMGRGLYAQEPIFREQADRCAALLVPHIGTDIKSVLFDEFPSDPERLHRTALTQPALFVLEYALAKLWMSLNVHPAGMIGHSIGEYVAACLSGVFSLEDALRLVAARGRLMQSMPPGSMLAVSMSEADATSLLHEDLDLAAVNAPSQCVLSGSEPSIKDLQETLTKKGVQSVRLQTSHAFHSRMMDPILESFNAQVAGVARHAPTIPWISNVTGDWIMPDQAMDPSYWADHLRRTVRFTDGIETLCREPERILLEVGPGQTLCTLARRQIDGRPVMALASLSKPRDGSSSAFEPSSFLEAVGQLWATGVAIDWAGLYCGERPRRLPLPTYPFERRRFWVEPVKPSSSTSQNEARSKKPNISDWFYEPSWRRSRAALPAHPIRGGSWLVFVGERGEGIGIVEQLESDGRLVVTVSAGERYERHAKGRYSIRPGVREDYHKLIEDLRRQDPWPDRLVHCWNVRPRDGSLSVETFRRAQNKGLYSLLFLSQALGSRTSANPTFMCILTVGLHDVTGEETLRPELAPIVGACRVIPQEYGNLTCRVVDLQVSTPTEEALTRSVIAQLLAEDPARQDEPIVAYRGMHRWIPTFQPVKLDHSDERPALLRARNVYLITGGLGGVGLQLADYLVRTVKARLVLIGRSKPTEGQVQQLKTLEQVGGEILTIQANVADEPQMRFALAQALDRFGAVHGVIHAAGVPGGGLIDLKTAEAVETEFAPKVIGALVLDHVLRKVPLDFICFCSSLNALTGGVGQVGYCAANATLDAMAHALSKRGSRVVSVNFDRWNEVGMAVQAEARLKTLQIDASEFDGMAASEAQDVFGRILHGWISPQAIVSVRDCSSLVMQGAGAALLNVVGITAKGGDASQELLRGKANQIAGAAIEDKVTFVWQHILGIERIGLHDDFFTLGGESLAALQILNRVQELFGTEISLKKFFEHPTVAGLSEQIRCPQKGGITAVPDIVPLPRKASSQRMSSVHSGGAGRPES; via the coding sequence ATGGATCGAAACAGCGGCGATCAAGCCAACGAGCATGATGGATTGGACATTGCAGTCATTGGACTGGCCTGTCGCTTTCCCGGCAGCTATGACAGCACGGCATTCTGGACCAATCTGCGCGACGGAGTGGAATCCATTACAGCCCTTAGCGAGGAGGATCTGCGATCAGCTGGCGTTCAGGCGCGTCTGCGTCAGGATCCGAGCTATGTTCGAATGCGGGGCATCATCGACGGGATCGATCTCTTCGATGCCGATTTCTTCGGCGTGACGCCCAAAGAAGCCGAGTCGATGGATCCGCAGCATCGGCTGTTTCTCGAATGTGCGTGGGAGACCTTCGAACATGCGGGCTATGACCCTGAACGGTTCCACGGATCGATCGGTGTCTACGCGGGCTCAAGTACCAGCGGTTACCTGTTCAATCTTTTCCCTGATGGCGTGCTGTTACAGTCGGCCTCCGATATGGCGAGACTGCTTGGTGTGGAAAAAGATTCGCTGCCAACCCGCGTGTCCTACAAATTGAATCTGGAAGGGCCAAGCATCGCGGTCCAGACTGCCTGTTCCACATCCCTGGTCGCCGTCCACCTGGCTTGTCAGGGGTTGCTCGCCGGCGAATGCGACATGGCGCTGGCGGGCGGCATCTCCGTCAACGTGCCGCAAGCAGTCGGCTATCTCTATCAGAAGAGCGGGATTGCCTCTCCCGATGGACATTGTCGGGCCTTTGATGCGGACGCACGTGGAACGGTCGGAGGGAGTGGGGTGGGAATCGTGCTCTTGAAGCGATTGGACGAGGCACGAATCGACAGGGACCATATCTTGGCAGTGATCAAGGGCACCGCGATCAATAACGATGGAGCGCATAAGGTCGGGTACACCGCGCCGCGAGTCGAAGGGCAGGCCAAGGTGATCCGGGCGGCACATGTGGCGGCCAGGGTCGAGTCGGAATCGATACGATATGTCGAAGCGCATGGTACCGGGACACCCATGGGCGATCCGATAGAAGTTGCGGCCCTCACCCAGGCATTTCGTGCCGGCACCGACCGAAACGGTTTCTGTGCCATCGGATCGGTCAAGACCAACATCGGACACCTCGATGCAGCGGCAGGGATCGCAGGGCTGATCAAGACAGCCCTCGCTCTGTCGCACAAACAGATTCCTCCCAGTCTGCATTTTTCCTCGCCGAACTCAGAAATTGATTTTGCTGAGACGCCTTTCTACGTCAATACAAAACTGACCGACTGGAACGCACACGATAGTCCTCGACGTGCCGGTGTCAGCTCGTTCGGCATCGGCGGTACCAATGCGCATGTGATCATGGAAGAAGCACCACCGGTTGAGCGTGAGCCGCATCGTGTCGATAAACGTCCGAGGCTTGTCGTGTTGTCCGCCAAGTCCGAGGCGACGCTGAACGAGATGACGGCTCGATTGGTCGTCTATCTTCAGCAACAGCCGGCGGTTGAATTGCCGGATGTTGTCTATACGCTGCAGACCGGACGAAGAGCATTTTCCTATCGGCGGTGGGTGGTGGCCGATAACGTGGAATCTGCGACGCGCGCCTTGAGCCGGCACGACTCTGTGAAAACGATCGCCCAAGCCGGCGAACCGAGGCCGGTGGTGTTTCTGTTCTCGGGGCAGGGCGCGCAGTATTGCACGATGGGACGTGGTCTCTATGCCCAAGAACCCATTTTCCGTGAACAGGCGGACCGATGCGCAGCTCTTCTCGTTCCTCACATTGGAACGGACATCAAGTCGGTTCTGTTTGACGAGTTCCCGTCGGATCCGGAAAGGCTCCACCGCACGGCGTTAACACAACCGGCATTGTTCGTGCTGGAGTATGCGCTTGCCAAACTTTGGATGAGCCTCAATGTGCATCCTGCCGGCATGATCGGACATAGTATCGGGGAATATGTTGCCGCCTGTCTCTCAGGTGTTTTCTCGCTCGAAGATGCGCTGCGATTGGTCGCGGCTCGCGGACGACTCATGCAGAGTATGCCGCCCGGTTCGATGCTGGCCGTGTCGATGTCGGAAGCTGATGCAACATCTCTTCTGCACGAAGACTTAGACCTCGCGGCGGTCAACGCGCCGAGTCAGTGCGTCCTGTCTGGGTCGGAACCCAGCATCAAAGATCTGCAAGAAACTCTGACGAAAAAAGGTGTACAGAGCGTACGGCTTCAAACTTCCCATGCGTTTCACTCCCGCATGATGGACCCCATCCTGGAATCCTTCAACGCACAAGTCGCCGGCGTCGCGCGTCACGCGCCGACTATTCCCTGGATTTCCAATGTGACCGGCGACTGGATTATGCCCGATCAAGCCATGGATCCATCGTATTGGGCTGATCATTTGCGACGGACCGTCCGCTTCACCGACGGTATCGAGACATTGTGCCGGGAGCCGGAGCGAATTCTGCTTGAAGTGGGACCGGGACAAACCTTATGCACATTGGCTCGGCGACAGATTGATGGACGGCCGGTGATGGCGTTGGCCTCTCTGAGCAAACCGCGAGACGGTTCTTCCTCAGCATTCGAACCGTCAAGTTTTCTTGAGGCGGTCGGGCAGCTCTGGGCAACCGGTGTAGCAATCGATTGGGCCGGGTTGTATTGCGGCGAACGTCCTAGGCGACTTCCCCTGCCCACCTATCCATTTGAACGTCGACGGTTCTGGGTAGAACCGGTCAAGCCATCATCTTCGACAAGTCAGAATGAAGCGCGCTCCAAGAAACCGAATATCAGTGACTGGTTCTACGAACCGTCGTGGAGGCGATCCAGAGCAGCTCTACCGGCTCACCCCATTCGGGGCGGCTCATGGCTGGTATTTGTCGGCGAGCGGGGAGAAGGAATCGGCATCGTCGAGCAATTGGAATCAGATGGACGGCTGGTCGTGACGGTATCGGCAGGGGAGCGATACGAACGACACGCAAAGGGAAGGTATTCGATACGCCCCGGAGTTCGTGAGGACTATCACAAGTTGATCGAGGATTTGCGTCGACAGGACCCATGGCCGGATCGGTTGGTGCATTGTTGGAATGTACGCCCTCGCGATGGTTCGTTATCCGTCGAGACTTTCCGCCGCGCCCAAAATAAAGGTTTGTACAGTCTCCTGTTCCTCTCCCAGGCTTTGGGAAGCAGAACATCAGCGAATCCGACATTCATGTGCATCCTGACAGTCGGGTTGCATGATGTCACAGGAGAAGAAACGTTGCGTCCGGAACTGGCTCCGATCGTGGGGGCCTGTCGGGTCATTCCTCAGGAATACGGCAATCTCACATGTCGGGTGGTCGATCTCCAAGTATCGACACCTACTGAGGAAGCTCTGACGCGTTCTGTGATCGCGCAACTTCTTGCCGAGGATCCTGCTCGACAGGATGAACCAATCGTTGCGTACCGGGGAATGCATCGATGGATCCCGACATTCCAGCCGGTGAAGCTGGACCATTCGGACGAACGGCCAGCCTTACTCCGGGCACGAAACGTCTATCTCATCACCGGTGGGCTTGGAGGAGTCGGTCTTCAACTCGCCGACTATCTCGTCCGGACCGTCAAGGCGCGTCTTGTCCTCATAGGTCGCTCAAAGCCGACAGAAGGACAGGTGCAGCAACTGAAGACGCTCGAACAAGTCGGCGGAGAAATTCTCACCATCCAGGCGAATGTGGCCGATGAGCCGCAGATGCGGTTCGCGTTGGCGCAGGCTCTGGATCGGTTCGGCGCAGTGCATGGAGTGATACATGCCGCCGGGGTGCCAGGAGGAGGACTGATCGATCTCAAAACCGCGGAGGCCGTGGAGACTGAGTTTGCTCCAAAAGTAATCGGCGCTTTGGTCCTCGACCATGTGTTGCGTAAAGTCCCATTGGATTTCATCTGCTTCTGTTCCTCCTTGAATGCGCTGACCGGAGGAGTGGGACAAGTCGGTTATTGTGCCGCCAACGCCACCTTGGATGCGATGGCTCACGCGCTCTCGAAGCGTGGGTCGCGTGTCGTCTCCGTGAACTTCGATCGGTGGAATGAGGTTGGAATGGCGGTGCAGGCCGAAGCCCGGTTGAAAACCTTACAGATCGATGCGTCGGAATTCGACGGCATGGCGGCATCGGAAGCGCAGGACGTGTTCGGCCGTATCTTGCACGGATGGATCTCTCCGCAGGCCATCGTGTCCGTTCGAGACTGTTCATCCCTTGTAATGCAGGGCGCCGGAGCCGCGCTTTTGAACGTCGTTGGTATCACGGCCAAGGGAGGAGATGCGAGCCAAGAATTGCTCCGTGGCAAGGCGAATCAGATAGCCGGCGCGGCGATTGAGGACAAAGTGACGTTTGTCTGGCAACACATTCTCGGCATCGAGCGCATCGGTTTGCATGACGACTTTTTCACATTGGGCGGCGAATCATTGGCGGCTCTGCAGATCTTGAACCGCGTGCAGGAGCTTTTCGGTACGGAGATCTCTCTCAAAAAGTTTTTTGAACATCCGACGGTCGCCGGACTGTCCGAACAAATCCGGTGTCCACAGAAGGGCGGCATCACGGCGGTACCGGACATCGTTCCGCTTCCTCGAAAAGCCAGCTCTCAACGGATGAGTTCCGTCCATTCGGGGGGGGCGGGCCGACCGGAATCATGA